Proteins from a genomic interval of Microbacterium imperiale:
- a CDS encoding MarR family winged helix-turn-helix transcriptional regulator, with product MPAPDDTEIDAIADALARLRALRRPGGPGGPGRGHRHGPGGHGHRPHDAPDAWDGPRAGGGRMAGLARLRMLEALEAATRPLSVGEIGDAIGVDQPRASRLVQQAAELELVRREADPDDARRTRIALTDAGRRFAQGVRTERRAALGGALSAFSDDERTELARLLGKLADAWPRD from the coding sequence ATGCCCGCCCCAGACGACACCGAGATCGACGCCATCGCCGACGCCCTCGCCCGCTTGCGGGCGCTGCGCCGCCCCGGCGGGCCGGGAGGACCCGGGCGTGGACACCGGCACGGGCCGGGCGGTCACGGACACCGACCCCACGACGCACCTGACGCCTGGGATGGACCGCGCGCGGGCGGGGGACGGATGGCCGGTCTCGCGCGACTGCGCATGCTGGAGGCGCTCGAGGCGGCGACCCGTCCGCTCAGCGTCGGCGAGATCGGCGACGCGATCGGCGTCGATCAGCCGCGTGCGTCGCGCCTGGTGCAGCAGGCTGCCGAGCTCGAGCTGGTGCGGCGCGAAGCCGATCCCGATGACGCGAGGCGTACCCGGATCGCGTTGACCGACGCCGGTCGCCGGTTCGCCCAGGGTGTGCGCACAGAGCGTCGCGCGGCGCTCGGCGGAGCGCTCTCGGCGTTCAGCGACGACGAGCGCACCGAGTTGGCCCGCCTGTTGGGCAAGCTCGCCGACGCGTGGCCCCGCGACTGA